Below is a genomic region from Pseudomonas extremaustralis.
GGATAACAACAAGCCCGCCGGCTTCGATATCGAATTCATGGACGGCCTGGGCAAAGTCATGGGCCGCAAGGTCGAGACCCTCGACACGCGCTTCCCCAACCTGATCACCGGTTTGCAGGCCGGGCGTTTCGATGTGACCAACTCGTCGATGTACATCACCGCCGAGCGGGTCAAGGTCATCGACATGATCCCCTACCTGAAAAGCGGCGAGTCGATCCTGACCCTCAAGGACAGCGCCTTCCAGCCCAAGACCCCGGAAGAGTTCTGCGGCCACAAGATCGGCTCCATGGGCGCCACCTCGTGGCTGGCGCAGATGAACAAACTGTCGGCGGAATATTGCGTGGCCAAGGGCTTGAAGCCGATTCAGATCAGCGAGTACAGCACCGACCCGCAAACCACCCAGGCCCTGCTGGCCCACGCGGTGGAAGCGCAGATCACCGACGCGGCCGTGGCCCGTGGCGTGATCGACAAACTCGGCGCGCGGGTGGTGATTTCCTCCGACACGTTGATCTACCCGGTGCTCAACGGCTTCGGCGTGAAGAAGGGCAACGACACGGTGAAAAAAGCCCTGCTCGACGGCCTGGAAAAATACCGCGCCACGCCTGAGTACGCAGCCTTGCTCAAGAAGTACAACTTCGAGGCACCGACCGAAGCCGACCTCGCGGCGTTGATGCCCAAGTAAGCCACTTGCGCGGCCGCCGTTGTGCGGCCGCGCCCTGCGGAGACCGATCCATGGCGTTATCCCTCGAAGAACAGACGCGCATCGACCTGGCGGCGACCTTTCGCATCATTGCCCACCTGGGGATGCACGAAGCGGTGGCCAACCATTTCAGTGCGGCGGTGTCGGCCGATGGCAAACAGTTCTTGCTCAACCCGAAGTGGAAGCACTTCTCGCGTATCCGCGCCAGCGACCTGTTGCTGCTGAACGCCGATGACCCATCCTGTGGCGACCACCCCAACGTGGACGCCACCGCCTGGTCGATCCACGGCCAGATCCACCGCTTGCTGCCGCAGACCCGTGCGGTGCTGCACTTGCACCCGGTGTACACCACGGCGGTGGCGTGCCTGGCCAAGCCGCACATTCCGCCGATCGACCAGAACACCGCGCGTTACTTCAACCGCGTGGCGGTGGACGAACTCTACGGCGGCATGGCCGACACCGAGGCCGAAGGCGCACGCCTGGCCGGCCTGCTCGGCGGCAAGCGCCGCCTGTTGATGGGCAACCATGGGGTAATGGTGACCGCCGCGTCCATCGGCGAAGCCTTTGACGACATCTGGACCCTGGAGCGTGCCTGCCAGATCCTGGTGACGGCCTGGTCCACCGGGCAGCCGTTGCGGGTGTTGTCCGATGACGTCGCGGAAAAGACCGCGCGGGGCTGGGAAGGCATCACCGACTTTTCGCGCCAGCATTTTGCAGAAATGAAGCAGTTGATGATCGACGCCGACCCTTCGGTACTCGATTGAGGAGCGTTCCATGACCTTTTCCGTTGTCGCCCGGTGTGCCGAGACCGGCCAGTTGGGTATTGCGATCAGCTCGTCGAGCATTGCCGTGGGCGCCCGTTGCCCATGGCTGCGTCCGGGTGTAGGCGCGGTGGCGTCGCAGAACATCACCTTGCCGAGCCTGGGACCGCAAGTGCTGGATTTGCTGGAGCAGGGCCTGGCGCCTGGCGAGGCATTGGCCTCGGTGTTTGCCGGTCAAGAGCATGGCGATTACCGCCAGGTCACGGTGATTGATCACCTGGGCCGCACCGCGCATTTCAGCGGCGCGCATACCCTGGGTGTGCATGGGGCATTGAGCGGCGAGCAGTGCGTGGCGGCGGGGAATATGCTCGCCGACCCTGGGGTGATCGACGCCATGGTGCGTGCGTTCGAGCAGGCTGCGGGGCATCTGGCCGACCGCTTGCTGGCGGCGATGCAGGCCGGCCAGGCCCAGGGTGGCGAGGCGGGGCCGGTGCATTCGGCGGCGTTGCTGGTGGTCGACGACGTACTCTGGCCCATCGTCAACCTGCGGGTGGACTGGGCCGACGAAGACCCGATCGGCGCACTCGAACGACTCTGGCAGGCCTATCATCCGCAACTGCAGGACTACATCGACCGCGCCCTCAACCCGCACATCGCACCGGGCTATGCCGTGCCGGGGGATGACCGGTGAACACCAGCCGCGACCTGTTGGCGCACCTGGTGCGCTTCGACACCACCAGCCGTGAATCCAACCTGGCGTTGATCGATTTTGTGCGTACCTATTTGCAGGACCACGGCGTGGCCTGCGAGCTGGTCTACAACGCGCACAAGAGCAAGGCCAACCTGCTGGCGACCATCGGCCCGGCCGACGTGCCCGGCATCGTGTTGTCCGGGCATACCGATGTGGTGCCGGTGGACGGCCAGCGCTGGACGGTGGCGCCGTTTGAATTGACCGAAAAAGACGGCCACTTGTACGGGCGCGGCACCGCCGACATGAAGGGCTACATCGCCTGCGTGTTGGCCAGTGTGCCGGCGCTGATGCAGGCGCCGTTGCGCATGCCGGTGCATATCGCCCTGTCCTATGACGAAGAGGTCGGCTGCCTGGGCGTGCGTGCGCTGATCGAGCGTTTCCACGGGCAAACGGTCAAGCCGCTGCTGTGTGTGATCGGCGAACCCACCGAACTCAAGCCGGTGCTCGGCCACAAAGGCAAGCTCGCGGTGCGCTGTGACGTGCACGGCGTGGCGTGCCATTCGGCCTATGCGCCTTCGGGGGTGAATGCCATTGAATACGCCGCGTGCTTGATCAGCGAACTGGTGCGTCTCGGGGAAACCCTCAAGGCCCCGCAACAGCGGGACTCGCGGTTCGATCCGCCGTTTTCCACGGTGCAGACCGGCGTGATCAGCGGCGGCAAGGCGCTGAACATCGTGCCGCAGCACTGCGCGTTTGATTTTGAAGTGCGCTCACTGCCGGGCCAGGACCCGTGGCAGGTGGCGCAGCAGCTACACGATTACGCCGAGCGCAGCCTGCTTCCCGCGATGCGGGCGGTGAGCGCGGACTGCGCGATCAGTATCAGCGAGTTATCCAGCTACCCAGGGTTGGCGACGGCCCTGGACAGCCAGGCCGCTGAATGGGCCGCGCAGTTTTGTGGCTCGCGGGACTTCGGCACCGTTGCGTTCGGCACCGAAGGCGGTCTGTTCGACCAGGCCGGCATTCCCACGGTGGTGTGCGGGCCGGGCAGCATGGCGCAGGGCCACAAGCCCGACGAGTTCATCAGCGTTGCACAGTTGGCGGCGTGTGATCGGATGCTGGAACGGGTGCTGGCGTTTGTGCGCCAGTAACCCCTGGCACTGCCCATCCGGCGTCCAAGGCTTTCAGCCCTTTGCCACACCCACTCGCCACTGCGCTGGCGGCAACAGGCCATTGACCAGGTAGTTGCCGACGATCCGCGACTTGTACACCCGTGGATTGTGGTTCGCCAGGGTGCGCGCGTTGCGCCATAACCGATCCAGCGCCTTGTCGCTGGCTGTGGCGCTGGCGCCCAGTGCGTCGAACAACGCGGTGGTGGCGGCGAGTGTCGCATCCACGACCGGGTTGACCGCCAGGCACACTTCCAGCTCGGCCAACGCCACCTGCGGGTCGTCATCGTGCAGCGGCTGGGCATGGGCGATCACAGACTGCGCCGTGTGTTCCAAGCGCCGTGCCGCTTGCTGGGCGATGGCCTGGGCAGCGTAGGCCTGGCTGGCGACTTCGCCGATCACTTGCAGCAGTTGCACGTCCGCGCCGGCGGTGTCGGCATTGCCGGTGGTGAAGGTGCGGGCGCGCCGAGCGAGTTCCTCGGCACCGCTCAAGGCAGCGCGGCGGGCGATGCCGGCGAGGGTGCTGAGGTGGTAGAGCTGGAAGAACGATTGCCCATGGCCGAAGCGTTGTTGGGTGGGGCGCAGGTCGTTGTCCACCACCGGCGCATTGTCGAACAGGCAGGTGCCGCTGGCGGTGAGGCGTTGGCCGAAGCCGTTCCAGTCATCGACGATCTGCACGCCGGGGGCCTTGAGGTCGACCACCACACTGTAGGCGATGCCGTCTTCACCGGTGGCGATGGTGTTGATCAGGTCGCTGTAGAGCGCCCCCGTGGTGTAGAACTTGCGGCCACTGATGCGCAAGGCGCCGCTGGCGTCGCGGTGCAGGCGGGTTTCGAATTCGCCGCGGGTCTGGTTGCCGACTTCGGTGCTGCCGGGGGAGAGCAGGGCGCCTTGGCCGAGGCGGTCGAGCCACTTGGCGCGCCAGTCGAGGTCCTTGGCGCTGAGCACGTCTTCGCAAAAACCGAAATGCCCGCGCAGGGCCTGGGTGATGTTGGAGTCGGCGGCGGACAGTTCGGTGAGCAGGGTGAGCAGTTCCACCAGAGTGGCGCCATGGCCGCCATAGCTTGGCGGCAGGCGCCAGCGCGGCAATCCCAGGGCGTTCAACTGCCGGATAAAGCCGGCCAGGCTGGCGCGTGTCTGGTCGGCTTCGGCGGCCTGGGTGAGGATTTGCGCAAACAGCGGGCGAAACGGAGCTGCCAGTTGTTCGTAACGGGCACTGGGCGGCGTGCCCCAGATATTCAGTGTGGGAGTCGACATGCAATGGACCTTGCAGAAAATGGTTCAGGTGCTGGGGTCCAGTGGTCTGGTGACGCCACCCTAACCCAGGGGCGGCCAAGTTTTTAATACGAAAAAAAGCTAGCGAGCTGCAAAGGCGTTCTATCTATATCGCCCAACAGTATTAAACGTCGCGCTTTTATTGCGTTAGCTTCTACCAACGCCCCGCTCGGCGACTGAAAAAACGCTGCCCCGAATGACCAGACTGCATGCCCACAGATGGTTGAACCAGCCACTGACCCTATGGGTAATTTTTATGATCAACCGTCGAACACTCCTTTCCCTGCTGGCCCTGGCCTCGTTCACGCTGCCGGGGCCGTCGGCCTGGGCGGCGCAGCCCCTGACCCTTACGGTGGGCGACCAGTTTTTCTCCAACCGCATCGTGCTGGAGCTGTCGGGCGAGCTCAAAGACTTGCCCTACCAGATCGATTTCAAACGTTTCAACACCGGCTCACCGGTTGCTTCGGCGGTGGCCAGCGGCGCACTCGACGTGGGCATTGTCGGCGATACCCCGGTGATCAGCCTGGCTGCCAATGGCGCGCCGGTGAAGGTGGTCGCCAGCACCCAGACCAGCCTCGACGGCGTCGGCATTGTGGCGCGCAAGGGCATTCATTCGGTGGCCGACCTCAAAGGCAAAACCGTGGCGATCTGGAACGGTTCGTGGAGCCAGCAACTGGCGTACAAGGCCCTGGATGAAGCCGGCGTGCCGCGCAACAGCGTCAACTTCAAATACCTGTTGCCCGCCGAAGCCAGCCTGGCGCTGACCCAGGGCGATATCGACGCGTTCGGCACCTGGGAACCCTACGTGTCGTTGCAGGAGAAGGAGGGCAGCACCTTGATCCGCAACGCCAAGGGCCTGATGAGCGCGCCGACCTACATCGTTGCGTACGAGCCGGCACTGGCGCAGAAAAGCGCGATCATCAAGGACTTTATCGCCCGCCTGACCCGCGCCAGGGTGTGGAGCAACACCCACGTGGATGAGTACGCCGAGGCCTGGTCCAAGGCCAACCAGTCCGCCCCGGAAATCGCCAAAGTGTGGTTCAAGCGCGACGCGATCAAGGTGCTGCCGATCTCGCCGACCATTGTCAGCGAGGCCCAGGCCACGGCGGATTTCCTGGTGGATGCGCAGATGTTGAAACAGCGCTATGACGTGGCGCCGTTGTTTGATCGGGCGCTTTGAAGGCAGGGGAAACAAGCGCTTATAGAATCGCTTGGCTGTTTGTGTGGGTGCTGGACTAGGGTTTTTCTTCCGGATCTCTCCGGAATGAACAATTCACTGGCATCTACAAGGAGTAGCCAGTAGGCTACAAGTGGCACGATGATCAATTGGATAGGCAGGACGCCAGAGTTCGATACATGGCTCGATGGTATGCGGGATATTTGTGGGAAAGCGGCTGTTCTGGCCCGATTGGACCGAGCCGAGGAAAACAATTTTGGTGATTGCGAACCTGCAGGCGATGGCCTGAGTGAAATGCGTGTTTTTGTCGGGCCCGGCTACAGGATTTACTTTGTGCGCACGGGGATCACTGCTTACCTGATGTTGTGGGGCAGTGATAAAACCGACCAGAAGCGAGGCATCAAGCGGGCAAGAGAGATTCTCGATGCCCGGAGAGGGAGATGAAATGAGCGAATCGACATTCAAACCCGAGGATATGCCGATCCTCGATATTGATACCGGCGGTACCCGCGTCTATGAAGCGTCGCGCTTCCTCGATAGCCCGGAAACCATCAGCGCTTATCTTGCGCAGAGCATGAGGTCGCAAGACCCACGGATACTCATGAAGGCGCTTGCCGAAGTCGCCAAGGCCCAGGGGGTGAACAAGGTGGCCGAGGCGGCCGGGGTGAATCGGGAGAGTCTGTATAAAACCCTGAAGGGCGGTTCTAAAACCCGCTACGAAACCATCCAGAAGTTGATGCAGGCGTTGGGGGTCGAGCTGACGGTGCAGCCGCTTTCAAGCAAGAAAGCGGCAAGCGTAAAGCCGAGTGCTGCCAGCAAATAAGCGACCGCCTTGCCTTACGGGCTCAGCGCACCAGGCAAGGCTGCTTGTTGTTAAAACGCCAGCCCGGAATCAAGAACTGCATCGCCACACTGTCATCCCGCGCGCCGAGGCCCATGCCTTTGTACAGCTCGTGGGCCTTGGCCACCGCGTCCATATCGATCTCCACCCCCAGGCCCGGCTTGGCCGGCACTTTCACGTAACCGCCTTCGATTTTCAGCGGTGCTTTGGTCAGGTGCTGGCCGTCCTGCCAGATCCAGTGGGTGTCGATGGCGGTGATGTCGCCCGGTGCGGCGGCGGCGACTTGGGTGAACATCGCCAGGGAAATATCGAAGTGGTTGTTGGAATGCGAGCCCCAGGTCAGGCCCCAGTCGTGACACATCTGCGCGACGCGTACCGAGCCCTGCATGGTCCAGAAGTGCGGGTCGGCCAGCGGTATGTCCACCGATTGCAGCTGGATCGCATGGCCCATTTCGCGCCAGTCGGTGGCGATCATGTTGGTGGCGGTTTTCAGGCCCGTGGCACGGCGGAATTCGGCCATGACTTCGCGGCCCGAGTAGCCGTTTTCGGCGCCGCACGGGTCTTCGGCGTAGGCGAGCACCTGGTGTTGGTCGCGGCACAGGCGGATGGCTTCTTTCAACGACCAGGCGCCATTCGGGTCGAGGGTGATGCGTGCATCGGGGAAGCGTTCGGCCAGGGCGGTGACCGCTTCGATTTCCGCGTCGCCGCTCAACACACCGCCCTTGAGCTTGAAGTCATTGAAGCCGTATCTGGCCTTGGCGGCTTCGGCCAGGCGCACCACGGCGTCGCTGGTCAGGGCTTTTTCATGGCGCAGGCGTAGCCAGTCATCGTCGCTGTCGGCTTCGTTGCGGTAGGCCAGGTCGGTGGCGCCGCGGTCGCCGACGTAGAACAGATACCCGAGCATTTTCACCGCGTCGCGCTGTTGGCCTTCGCCGAGCAAGGCCGCCACCGGCACGTCGAGGAACTGCCCCAGCAGGTCGAGCAGCGCGGCTTCCATGGCGGTGACGGCATGCACGGCGATGCGCAGGTCAAACGTCTGCAGGCCGCGCCCGGCGGCGTCCCTGGAGGCGAAGGCGCTGCGCATCTGGTTGAGGATGCGCTGGTATTGGCCGATCGGTTGACCGATCACCAGGCTGCGCGCGTCTTCCAGGGTTTCGCGGATGCGTTCGCCGCCGGGCACTTCGCCCACGCCGGTGTGGCCGCTGCTGTCCTTGAGGATGACGATATTGCGCGTGAAGTAAGGCCCGTGGGCGCCGCTGAGGTTGAGCAGCATGCTGTCGTGGCCGGCCACGGGGATGACTTGGAAATGGGTCACTACGGGAGTCATGGCAAGTTCCTAAATAGGTTCAGAGAGGTTTGCTGATGGCAGCGCCCGTTGGCGCCGCGCTTGGCGCGGTCAAGGCTGCCGAGGGCGAGGTCTTGGCAAAGAACACCAGGATCGCCGCGAGTACCGAAGTGCCGGCCAGGCCATACAGGCCACCCTGGATCGAGCCGGTGCTCTGTTCGAGGAAGCCAAAGGTGGTCGGTGCGACGAAGCCGCCCAGGTTGCCGATAGAGTTGATCAGCGCGATCACGGCGGCGGCGATGCGCACATCCAGGTAGCCCTGGGGGATCGGCCAGAACAACGACGACGCCGACTTGAAGCCGATGGCCGCGAAGCAGATCGCCACGAACGCGAAGATCGGCCCGCCGGTGGTGGACATGAACATGCCCGCGGCAGCAATCAACAGCGCAGCCGCGACCCAGGCCTGCTGGAACTTGAACTTGCCCGACAACGACGCGAAGGCATACATGGCGATGATCGAGATCAACCACGGGATCGAGTTGAAGAAACCCACCTGCATATCGCTCAAGTCCCCCATCTTCTTGATGATGCTCGGCAGCCAGAACGTCGCCGCGTAGATCGTCAGTTGGATGCAGAAGTACAGCGCGCAGAACAGCAGGATCTGACGGTCCTTGAGCAGCTTGCCGAGGGAGGGTTTGACGCTGGTCAGGGCTTCGCGGTCGCGTTGTTCCTGGTCGATGGCATCGACCAGTGCGTCCTGTTCTTCGCGGGTCATCCATTTGGCGTCGTGGGGCTTGGAGTCGAGCCAGAACCAGACGAAGAAGCCCAGCGCCACAGAGGCCAGGCCTTCGACGGCGAACATCCATTGCCAGCCATGCAAGCCAAACCCTTCGATCTGCAACAGCGCCCCGGACAGCGGGCCGGAGATCAACGAGGCCACGGCCGAACCGCTGAGGAAAATTGCGATGGCTTTACCGCGCTCCACCCCCGGCAGCCAGCGGGTGAAGTAATAGATCACGCCGGGGAAGAAGCCCGCTTCGGCCACACCCAGCAGAAAACGCAGGATGTAGAAGTGGGTTTCGTTCTGGATGAACGCCATCAGCGTGGCGACGATGCCCCAGGTGAACATGATGCGGGTCAGCCAGATACGCGCGCCGACCTTTTGCAGCAGCATGTTGGAGGGCACTTCGAAGAGGGCGTAGCCGATGAAGAACAACCCGGCGCCAAAGCCATAGGCCGCGGCGCCGATGCCCAAGTCATGCTCCATGTGCGTGCGCACGAAGCCGATGTTGACCCGGTCGATGTAGTTGAGGATGAACATGATCACGAACAGTGGGAGCACATGGCCCTTCACTTTGCTCACGGCGCGCGCGAGGGCTGAATCACGTTCGGGTGTGGCAGCTGCATGGCTTGAAGGACTCACCATTTAAAAACGCCCCCTGATTTATTTTTGTGTGGGTTTGTACGGGTGTTGATAGACATCATACAAGTTGATTTCTTCGGTTCGCAATGTGCTGCCGAGATTTTTGTGGGCATAAGGCGGCGGGATGATCAGGTTTTTTGGTTATTTGCCCTGTATTTGTTGGGTTTTTATGGGGTTTTGAAGCGATTTGTTGGGAAGGGCAGGCGTAAAGAAGATTGCATCTAAAGCACTCTTTGATATTGGTTGTCATACAAGTTGGTGGCTTTTTCAATCAACACCGCCTCGCCTCCGAACGGAATGTTAAGCTCCGCCCAGCCCAACCCCGTGGACCCGCAACGATGCCCATTGAAAGTGGAACCCCTGTGCGTAGACGCTCCAACAACCTGGCCCAAGGCGTGGTCGATGCCCTGACCCAGCGCATCCTGCTCGGGCAATTGAAACCCGGTGAGAAACTGCCGTCGGAATCCACCATCGTGCTCGAGCATGGCGTGAGCCGTACCGTGGTGCGCGAAGCGATTTCCAAATTGCAGGCGTCGGGGCTGGTGGAGACGCGCCACGGCATTGGCACTTTTGTCCTGGCGCAGCAGCCACCGTCCGGGCTGCGCCTGCATGTGGATACGGTCGCCAGTGTGCGCAGCATGCTGGAGCTGCGCCTGGGCCTGGAGGTACAGGCCGTGGCGCTGGCCGCCATGCGCCGCAGCGACGCGCAACTCGCGCGCATGCGCGAGGCGCTCACCGACTACCAGGCTTCGCTGGCCAACCACGACAGCTGCGTGGAAGAGGACAAACGTTTTCACCAACTGATCGCCGAGGCCACCGGCAATACCTTTTTTACCGAGATCATGCTGCACCTGGGCAATGCGATGATCCCGCGTACCCAGGTCAAGGGTGACGAACGCGGCGGCGCCGACTTTTCCAAACTCGGGCAGTTGGCGCACCTGGAGCATGAGGCGATTTTCAACGCAATCAAGCGCCAGGACCCGGACGCGGCCCGCGCCGCCATGGTGCTGCACC
It encodes:
- a CDS encoding ABC transporter substrate-binding protein, with the protein product MTAFRKSVRPLAVCLLGAAVAMTSLAASAFQQDGKIIAGSDVTFFPYEYMDNNKPAGFDIEFMDGLGKVMGRKVETLDTRFPNLITGLQAGRFDVTNSSMYITAERVKVIDMIPYLKSGESILTLKDSAFQPKTPEEFCGHKIGSMGATSWLAQMNKLSAEYCVAKGLKPIQISEYSTDPQTTQALLAHAVEAQITDAAVARGVIDKLGARVVISSDTLIYPVLNGFGVKKGNDTVKKALLDGLEKYRATPEYAALLKKYNFEAPTEADLAALMPK
- a CDS encoding class II aldolase and adducin N-terminal domain-containing protein; protein product: MALSLEEQTRIDLAATFRIIAHLGMHEAVANHFSAAVSADGKQFLLNPKWKHFSRIRASDLLLLNADDPSCGDHPNVDATAWSIHGQIHRLLPQTRAVLHLHPVYTTAVACLAKPHIPPIDQNTARYFNRVAVDELYGGMADTEAEGARLAGLLGGKRRLLMGNHGVMVTAASIGEAFDDIWTLERACQILVTAWSTGQPLRVLSDDVAEKTARGWEGITDFSRQHFAEMKQLMIDADPSVLD
- a CDS encoding DUF1028 domain-containing protein, which codes for MTFSVVARCAETGQLGIAISSSSIAVGARCPWLRPGVGAVASQNITLPSLGPQVLDLLEQGLAPGEALASVFAGQEHGDYRQVTVIDHLGRTAHFSGAHTLGVHGALSGEQCVAAGNMLADPGVIDAMVRAFEQAAGHLADRLLAAMQAGQAQGGEAGPVHSAALLVVDDVLWPIVNLRVDWADEDPIGALERLWQAYHPQLQDYIDRALNPHIAPGYAVPGDDR
- the argE gene encoding acetylornithine deacetylase, with product MNTSRDLLAHLVRFDTTSRESNLALIDFVRTYLQDHGVACELVYNAHKSKANLLATIGPADVPGIVLSGHTDVVPVDGQRWTVAPFELTEKDGHLYGRGTADMKGYIACVLASVPALMQAPLRMPVHIALSYDEEVGCLGVRALIERFHGQTVKPLLCVIGEPTELKPVLGHKGKLAVRCDVHGVACHSAYAPSGVNAIEYAACLISELVRLGETLKAPQQRDSRFDPPFSTVQTGVISGGKALNIVPQHCAFDFEVRSLPGQDPWQVAQQLHDYAERSLLPAMRAVSADCAISISELSSYPGLATALDSQAAEWAAQFCGSRDFGTVAFGTEGGLFDQAGIPTVVCGPGSMAQGHKPDEFISVAQLAACDRMLERVLAFVRQ
- a CDS encoding acyl-CoA dehydrogenase family protein, whose protein sequence is MSTPTLNIWGTPPSARYEQLAAPFRPLFAQILTQAAEADQTRASLAGFIRQLNALGLPRWRLPPSYGGHGATLVELLTLLTELSAADSNITQALRGHFGFCEDVLSAKDLDWRAKWLDRLGQGALLSPGSTEVGNQTRGEFETRLHRDASGALRISGRKFYTTGALYSDLINTIATGEDGIAYSVVVDLKAPGVQIVDDWNGFGQRLTASGTCLFDNAPVVDNDLRPTQQRFGHGQSFFQLYHLSTLAGIARRAALSGAEELARRARTFTTGNADTAGADVQLLQVIGEVASQAYAAQAIAQQAARRLEHTAQSVIAHAQPLHDDDPQVALAELEVCLAVNPVVDATLAATTALFDALGASATASDKALDRLWRNARTLANHNPRVYKSRIVGNYLVNGLLPPAQWRVGVAKG
- a CDS encoding ABC transporter substrate-binding protein; amino-acid sequence: MINRRTLLSLLALASFTLPGPSAWAAQPLTLTVGDQFFSNRIVLELSGELKDLPYQIDFKRFNTGSPVASAVASGALDVGIVGDTPVISLAANGAPVKVVASTQTSLDGVGIVARKGIHSVADLKGKTVAIWNGSWSQQLAYKALDEAGVPRNSVNFKYLLPAEASLALTQGDIDAFGTWEPYVSLQEKEGSTLIRNAKGLMSAPTYIVAYEPALAQKSAIIKDFIARLTRARVWSNTHVDEYAEAWSKANQSAPEIAKVWFKRDAIKVLPISPTIVSEAQATADFLVDAQMLKQRYDVAPLFDRAL
- a CDS encoding type II toxin-antitoxin system RelE/ParE family toxin — protein: MINWIGRTPEFDTWLDGMRDICGKAAVLARLDRAEENNFGDCEPAGDGLSEMRVFVGPGYRIYFVRTGITAYLMLWGSDKTDQKRGIKRAREILDARRGR
- a CDS encoding addiction module antidote protein; translation: MSESTFKPEDMPILDIDTGGTRVYEASRFLDSPETISAYLAQSMRSQDPRILMKALAEVAKAQGVNKVAEAAGVNRESLYKTLKGGSKTRYETIQKLMQALGVELTVQPLSSKKAASVKPSAASK
- the gudD gene encoding glucarate dehydratase encodes the protein MTPVVTHFQVIPVAGHDSMLLNLSGAHGPYFTRNIVILKDSSGHTGVGEVPGGERIRETLEDARSLVIGQPIGQYQRILNQMRSAFASRDAAGRGLQTFDLRIAVHAVTAMEAALLDLLGQFLDVPVAALLGEGQQRDAVKMLGYLFYVGDRGATDLAYRNEADSDDDWLRLRHEKALTSDAVVRLAEAAKARYGFNDFKLKGGVLSGDAEIEAVTALAERFPDARITLDPNGAWSLKEAIRLCRDQHQVLAYAEDPCGAENGYSGREVMAEFRRATGLKTATNMIATDWREMGHAIQLQSVDIPLADPHFWTMQGSVRVAQMCHDWGLTWGSHSNNHFDISLAMFTQVAAAAPGDITAIDTHWIWQDGQHLTKAPLKIEGGYVKVPAKPGLGVEIDMDAVAKAHELYKGMGLGARDDSVAMQFLIPGWRFNNKQPCLVR
- a CDS encoding MFS transporter, with translation MSPSSHAAATPERDSALARAVSKVKGHVLPLFVIMFILNYIDRVNIGFVRTHMEHDLGIGAAAYGFGAGLFFIGYALFEVPSNMLLQKVGARIWLTRIMFTWGIVATLMAFIQNETHFYILRFLLGVAEAGFFPGVIYYFTRWLPGVERGKAIAIFLSGSAVASLISGPLSGALLQIEGFGLHGWQWMFAVEGLASVALGFFVWFWLDSKPHDAKWMTREEQDALVDAIDQEQRDREALTSVKPSLGKLLKDRQILLFCALYFCIQLTIYAATFWLPSIIKKMGDLSDMQVGFFNSIPWLISIIAMYAFASLSGKFKFQQAWVAAALLIAAAGMFMSTTGGPIFAFVAICFAAIGFKSASSLFWPIPQGYLDVRIAAAVIALINSIGNLGGFVAPTTFGFLEQSTGSIQGGLYGLAGTSVLAAILVFFAKTSPSAALTAPSAAPTGAAISKPL
- a CDS encoding FadR/GntR family transcriptional regulator gives rise to the protein MPIESGTPVRRRSNNLAQGVVDALTQRILLGQLKPGEKLPSESTIVLEHGVSRTVVREAISKLQASGLVETRHGIGTFVLAQQPPSGLRLHVDTVASVRSMLELRLGLEVQAVALAAMRRSDAQLARMREALTDYQASLANHDSCVEEDKRFHQLIAEATGNTFFTEIMLHLGNAMIPRTQVKGDERGGADFSKLGQLAHLEHEAIFNAIKRQDPDAARAAMVLHLSNSRDRFSGA